The following coding sequences are from one Hymenobacter sp. DG25A window:
- the rpoC gene encoding DNA-directed RNA polymerase subunit beta': MAFAKNKKLVQDFSKVTISLASPESILERSNGEVVKPETINYRTYKPEMGGLFCERIFGPVKDWECHCGKYKRIRYKGIICDRCGVEVTEKKVRRERMGHIELVVPVAHIWYFKSLPNKIGYLLGLPTKKLDQIIYYERYVVVQAGVLAEEGVQQLDFLTEDEYLDIIDKLPRENQMLPNEDPNKFIARMGADALYLLLERINLDELSYSLRDSAAHETSQQRKAEALKRLRVVEAFRDAATRVENKPEWMVIRMVPVIPPELRPLVPLDGGRFATSDLNDLYRRVIIRNNRLKRLIEIKAPEVILRNEKRMLQEAVDSLFDNSRKVNAVRAEGNRALKSLSDMLKGKQGRFRQNLLGKRVDYSGRSVIVVGPELKLHECGLPKNMAAELFKPFIIRKLIERGIVKTVKSAKKIVDRKDAVVWDILENVLKGHPVLLNRAPTLHRLGIQAFQPRLIEGKAIQLHPLVCTAFNADFDGDQMAVHVPLGPAAILEASMLMLASHNILNPANGAPIAVPSQDMVLGLYYVTKGKRTTPEEKIDGEGMTFYSDEEVVIAINEGVLSKHAYIKVRTLVRDEQDNLVTKIIETVAGRVLFNQLVPTEVGFVDELLTKKKLQQIISLVFKRTGMARTAQFLDDIKTLGFQSAYKGGLSMGLGDIQIPKEKDALIAQAQADVLAVTQNYQMGLITDNERYNQVIDIWTRINNQITETLMGRLEKENQGFNSIYMMMHSGARGSREQIRQLGGMRGLMAKPQKSLQGSVGEIIENPILSNFKEGLDVIEYFISTHGARKGLADTALKTADAGYLTRRLVDVSQDVIVNENDCGTLRGIETFALKDNEDVVEPLAERILGRVAVHDIIDPLTDEIILTAGDEITEEITRRIDNTSIESVEIRSVLTCESKRGICARCYGRNLSSGRMVQKGEAVGVIAAQSIGEPGTQLTLRTFHVGGTASNIAVEASIRAKFAGVVEFEDIRTVETAGPDGEPVKVVMGRSGEVRIVEKGTGKVFISNHVPYGSFLLVEEGQEVEKGAELNNWDPYNAVILAEFDGVIQYDAITEGITYREESDEQTGHREKVIIESKAKDQNPSIIVRPGKKGDMEGSKGYNIPVGSHLNVENGEKIKAGQILAKIPRAVGKTRDITGGLPRVTELFEARNPSNPAVVAEIDGVVTYGTVKRGNREIFVESKDGVKKKYMVPLSKHILVQDNDFIRAGMPLSDGAITPSDILSIQGPGAVQEYLVNEIQEVYRLQGVKINDKHIEVVVRQMMQKVVILDAGDTTFLEHQVIDKIVFMEENDTIIDMKVVTNAGDSTNLKPGQIVTARRLRDENSSLKRRDLAVVEVRDAQPSVSRPTLQGITQASLGTQSFISAASFQETTKVLSEAAIRGKADELLGLKENVIVGHLIPAGTGLREYTRQIVGSKEELEALQASKAAEEVVPAKRPARASRRESVQE, encoded by the coding sequence ATGGCGTTTGCAAAAAACAAAAAACTGGTACAGGACTTCTCGAAAGTCACTATCTCGCTGGCCTCGCCCGAATCCATTCTGGAGCGGTCGAACGGTGAAGTAGTAAAGCCCGAGACGATCAACTACCGGACGTACAAGCCCGAGATGGGTGGCTTGTTCTGCGAGCGGATTTTCGGTCCCGTAAAGGACTGGGAATGCCACTGCGGTAAATACAAGCGCATCCGCTACAAAGGCATTATCTGCGACCGTTGCGGCGTAGAGGTGACCGAGAAAAAAGTACGTCGGGAGCGGATGGGCCACATCGAACTGGTGGTGCCCGTGGCGCATATCTGGTACTTTAAGTCCCTGCCCAATAAAATCGGCTACCTGCTGGGCCTGCCCACCAAGAAGCTGGATCAGATTATCTATTACGAGCGGTATGTAGTAGTACAGGCGGGCGTACTGGCCGAAGAAGGCGTGCAGCAGCTTGACTTCCTCACCGAAGACGAGTACCTCGACATCATCGACAAGCTCCCCCGCGAGAATCAGATGCTGCCGAACGAGGACCCCAACAAATTCATCGCCCGCATGGGTGCTGATGCGTTGTACCTCCTGCTGGAGCGCATTAACCTCGACGAGCTGTCGTACTCCCTGCGTGACTCAGCTGCCCACGAAACTTCGCAGCAGCGTAAGGCTGAGGCTCTGAAGCGTCTGCGGGTAGTAGAAGCGTTCCGTGATGCCGCCACCCGCGTGGAAAACAAGCCCGAGTGGATGGTTATCCGCATGGTGCCCGTTATTCCCCCGGAATTGCGCCCTCTCGTGCCGTTGGATGGTGGCCGTTTTGCTACTTCCGACCTGAACGACCTGTACCGCCGCGTAATCATCCGTAACAACCGCCTCAAGCGCCTGATCGAAATCAAGGCTCCTGAAGTGATTCTGCGGAACGAAAAGCGCATGCTGCAGGAAGCTGTTGACTCCTTGTTCGACAACTCACGTAAGGTGAATGCCGTGCGTGCTGAAGGTAACCGGGCGCTGAAGTCGCTGTCTGATATGCTGAAAGGCAAGCAGGGCCGCTTCCGTCAGAACCTGCTCGGTAAGCGTGTTGACTACTCTGGCCGTTCGGTTATTGTGGTTGGCCCGGAGCTGAAGCTGCACGAGTGCGGTCTGCCCAAGAACATGGCCGCCGAGCTGTTCAAGCCGTTCATTATCCGTAAGCTCATCGAGCGCGGTATCGTGAAGACGGTGAAATCAGCGAAGAAAATCGTTGACCGCAAGGACGCCGTGGTGTGGGATATTCTGGAAAATGTGCTGAAAGGCCACCCAGTGCTCCTCAACCGGGCTCCTACGCTGCACCGCTTGGGTATCCAGGCATTCCAGCCCCGCCTCATCGAGGGTAAAGCTATTCAGCTTCACCCCCTGGTGTGTACGGCTTTCAACGCTGACTTTGACGGTGACCAGATGGCTGTGCACGTTCCCCTGGGACCGGCTGCTATCCTGGAAGCCTCCATGCTCATGCTGGCCTCGCACAACATCCTGAACCCTGCCAACGGCGCGCCTATTGCGGTACCGTCGCAGGACATGGTTCTGGGCTTGTACTACGTGACCAAAGGCAAGCGCACTACGCCCGAAGAGAAAATCGACGGTGAAGGCATGACTTTCTACTCCGATGAGGAGGTAGTTATTGCCATCAACGAAGGTGTTCTGTCGAAGCACGCCTATATCAAGGTTCGTACGCTGGTTCGGGACGAGCAGGATAACCTGGTTACCAAGATCATCGAGACCGTAGCCGGCCGCGTGCTGTTCAACCAGCTCGTACCCACCGAGGTAGGTTTCGTAGATGAGCTGCTGACCAAGAAAAAGCTGCAGCAAATCATTTCGCTGGTGTTCAAGCGTACGGGCATGGCCCGCACGGCGCAGTTCCTCGACGACATCAAGACGCTGGGCTTCCAGTCGGCTTACAAAGGTGGTCTGTCGATGGGTCTGGGCGACATCCAGATTCCGAAAGAGAAAGATGCTCTGATTGCGCAGGCGCAGGCGGATGTTCTGGCGGTAACGCAGAACTACCAGATGGGTCTGATTACAGATAACGAGCGTTACAACCAGGTTATCGACATCTGGACGCGTATCAACAACCAAATCACTGAAACCCTCATGGGTCGCCTCGAAAAGGAGAACCAGGGCTTCAACTCGATTTACATGATGATGCACTCCGGTGCCCGTGGTTCGCGTGAGCAGATTCGTCAGCTCGGCGGTATGCGGGGTCTGATGGCTAAGCCGCAGAAGTCGCTGCAGGGCTCGGTAGGTGAGATTATTGAAAACCCGATTCTGTCTAACTTCAAAGAAGGTCTGGACGTAATCGAGTACTTTATTTCGACCCACGGTGCCCGTAAGGGTCTGGCTGATACCGCTTTGAAAACGGCTGACGCCGGCTACCTGACGCGTCGTCTGGTAGACGTATCGCAGGACGTAATTGTAAACGAAAATGACTGTGGTACGCTGCGCGGCATCGAGACCTTCGCTCTGAAGGATAACGAGGACGTGGTAGAGCCACTGGCAGAACGTATCCTGGGCCGCGTGGCCGTGCACGATATCATCGACCCGCTGACGGACGAGATTATCCTGACTGCCGGCGACGAAATCACCGAGGAAATCACGCGTCGCATCGACAACACCAGCATTGAATCGGTGGAAATCCGTTCAGTACTGACCTGCGAGTCGAAGCGTGGTATCTGCGCCCGTTGCTACGGTCGTAACCTGTCGTCGGGCCGCATGGTGCAGAAAGGCGAAGCGGTTGGTGTTATTGCTGCTCAGTCTATCGGGGAACCTGGTACCCAGCTCACGCTGCGTACCTTCCACGTAGGTGGTACAGCATCCAACATTGCAGTAGAAGCCAGCATCCGCGCCAAGTTCGCCGGGGTGGTAGAGTTCGAAGATATCCGCACCGTGGAAACCGCTGGCCCTGATGGCGAGCCGGTGAAAGTGGTGATGGGTCGCTCGGGCGAGGTTCGTATCGTGGAGAAAGGCACCGGCAAGGTGTTTATCTCAAACCACGTGCCTTACGGCTCGTTCCTGCTGGTAGAAGAAGGCCAGGAGGTAGAGAAAGGTGCTGAACTGAACAACTGGGACCCTTACAACGCCGTTATTCTGGCCGAGTTTGATGGTGTCATTCAGTACGACGCCATCACCGAAGGCATCACCTACCGCGAGGAGTCGGACGAACAGACCGGTCACCGTGAGAAAGTGATTATCGAATCAAAAGCCAAGGATCAGAACCCCTCTATCATCGTGCGCCCCGGTAAGAAGGGTGACATGGAAGGATCGAAGGGCTATAACATCCCGGTAGGTTCGCACTTGAACGTGGAGAACGGCGAGAAAATCAAGGCTGGTCAGATTCTGGCCAAGATTCCGCGTGCCGTGGGCAAAACCCGCGACATTACCGGTGGTCTGCCCCGTGTTACGGAGCTCTTCGAAGCCCGTAACCCTTCAAACCCGGCTGTTGTGGCCGAGATTGACGGTGTGGTAACCTATGGTACCGTGAAGCGTGGTAACCGTGAAATCTTTGTGGAGTCGAAAGACGGCGTGAAGAAGAAGTACATGGTGCCGCTGTCCAAGCACATTCTGGTGCAGGACAACGACTTCATCCGGGCCGGTATGCCGCTTTCCGATGGTGCTATTACGCCGTCCGACATCCTGAGCATTCAGGGTCCGGGTGCGGTGCAGGAGTACCTCGTGAACGAGATTCAGGAAGTATACCGCTTGCAGGGTGTGAAAATCAACGATAAGCACATTGAGGTGGTAGTTCGCCAGATGATGCAGAAAGTGGTTATCCTCGATGCTGGTGATACAACTTTCCTGGAGCACCAGGTTATCGACAAAATCGTGTTCATGGAAGAAAACGATACCATCATCGACATGAAGGTGGTAACGAATGCCGGCGACTCGACGAACCTGAAGCCTGGTCAGATTGTAACGGCTCGTCGTCTGCGCGACGAAAACTCGAGCCTGAAGCGTCGGGACCTCGCGGTGGTGGAAGTACGGGATGCACAGCCTTCCGTATCACGCCCCACGCTGCAGGGTATCACGCAGGCCTCTTTGGGTACTCAGTCGTTCATCTCGGCCGCTTCCTTCCAGGAAACGACCAAGGTGCTGTCGGAAGCCGCCATCCGTGGCAAGGCCGACGAACTGCTGGGCCTGAAGGAAAACGTAATCGTAGGTCACCTCATCCCGGCCGGTACCGGTCTGCGCGAATACACGCGTCAGATTGTAGGGTCGAAAGAAGAGCTGGAGGCGCTGCAAGCGTCGAAAGCCGCGGAAGAAGTGGTTCCTGCGAAACGTCCGGCCCGCGCCTCACGTCGCGAATCGGTACAGGAGTAG
- a CDS encoding putative nucleotide-diphospho-sugar transferase, with protein MARHTTAKPRPTIIIYTDDATSFQKVLGSPTDILYPVIAEEQWQQWKGSVNKVYLLKIGVLEHAATHFPGNLLFLDTDTIWLKDPAPIFEAITQGVRYMHLDEGTLAMGNGLSRKVYRHLKNFQTRIAGHTLRIEPTTRLFNSGVLGFRSEDAGLLPEVMQLAEQLYAAYNKHMMEQLAFSMRFAVEGQPVQEAAGCLLHYWNLKAIRPVLTELFERYAGQSYEELYQRATQLNIPWLHKSEQAYSSLPGWRRAIRKATGRRWQLPHFDL; from the coding sequence GTGGCACGTCACACCACAGCAAAGCCACGTCCTACCATTATTATCTATACGGATGATGCGACCAGCTTTCAGAAAGTACTGGGCAGTCCAACTGATATCCTTTATCCGGTAATAGCTGAGGAGCAGTGGCAGCAGTGGAAAGGCAGTGTCAATAAAGTATATCTGCTGAAGATTGGGGTGCTGGAACATGCCGCAACCCACTTCCCCGGCAACCTGCTGTTTCTGGATACGGATACCATCTGGCTAAAGGACCCGGCCCCTATCTTCGAAGCTATTACTCAGGGAGTACGCTATATGCATCTGGATGAGGGCACGCTGGCCATGGGCAATGGGCTGAGCCGTAAAGTGTATCGGCATCTGAAAAACTTCCAGACCCGGATAGCGGGACATACGCTCCGTATTGAGCCCACCACCCGCTTGTTTAACTCCGGCGTGCTAGGCTTCCGAAGCGAGGATGCCGGCTTGCTCCCGGAAGTGATGCAGCTGGCCGAGCAGCTGTATGCCGCCTACAACAAGCATATGATGGAGCAGCTGGCCTTCAGTATGCGGTTTGCCGTGGAGGGACAGCCGGTACAGGAAGCCGCCGGTTGCCTGCTGCACTACTGGAACCTGAAGGCTATAAGGCCGGTGCTGACGGAGCTGTTTGAGCGCTATGCCGGGCAGAGCTATGAGGAGCTGTACCAGCGGGCCACCCAGTTGAATATCCCCTGGTTGCACAAGTCGGAGCAGGCGTACAGCAGCTTGCCTGGGTGGCGGCGGGCTATCCGGAAAGCAACGGGCCGCCGCTGGCAATTACCCCACTTCGACTTATAA
- the rpsL gene encoding 30S ribosomal protein S12, which produces MPTINQLVRKGREKLTTKSKSPALDSCPQRRGVCTRVYTTTPKKPNSAMRKVARVRLTNGKEVNAYIPGEGHNLQEHSIVLIRGGRVKDLPGVRYHIIRGALDTAGVNGRLQRRSKYGAKRPKPGQPVATGKGGKPAPGKKK; this is translated from the coding sequence ATGCCTACCATTAACCAATTAGTACGAAAAGGCCGCGAGAAGCTGACGACTAAGTCGAAGTCGCCGGCACTTGATTCGTGCCCGCAGCGCCGTGGCGTTTGCACCCGTGTGTACACCACCACGCCTAAGAAGCCGAACTCGGCTATGCGTAAAGTAGCCCGTGTGCGCCTCACCAACGGCAAAGAAGTTAACGCCTACATCCCTGGTGAAGGCCACAACCTGCAGGAGCACAGCATCGTGCTGATTCGTGGCGGCCGCGTGAAAGACCTTCCCGGTGTGCGTTATCACATCATTCGTGGTGCTCTGGACACCGCCGGTGTAAACGGCCGTCTGCAGCGTCGTTCGAAGTACGGCGCTAAGCGTCCGAAGCCAGGCCAGCCCGTAGCAACAGGCAAAGGCGGCAAACCAGCACCCGGTAAGAAAAAGTAA
- the rpsG gene encoding 30S ribosomal protein S7, which translates to MRKSKPKKRILLPDPKYKETLVTRFVNYMMYDGKKNLAYTIFYDACELVEQRTKESGLEMWRKALNNVMPTVEVKSRRVGGATFQVPIEVRADRRIAVGSKWLIQYARRRGEKTMKDKLAGEIIAAAKGEGAAVKKKDDTHRMAEANKAFSHFRF; encoded by the coding sequence ATGAGAAAGTCAAAACCGAAAAAGCGTATCCTCCTGCCCGACCCCAAATACAAGGAGACGCTGGTAACCCGCTTCGTTAACTACATGATGTATGACGGGAAGAAAAACCTGGCCTACACCATTTTCTATGATGCCTGCGAGCTAGTTGAGCAGCGCACCAAGGAGAGCGGCCTGGAAATGTGGCGCAAAGCCCTGAACAACGTTATGCCCACTGTAGAAGTGAAGAGCCGCCGCGTAGGTGGTGCTACCTTCCAGGTGCCGATCGAAGTTCGTGCTGACCGTCGTATCGCCGTAGGTTCGAAGTGGCTGATTCAATATGCCCGTCGTCGTGGTGAGAAAACCATGAAGGACAAGCTGGCCGGCGAAATCATTGCCGCTGCTAAGGGTGAAGGTGCTGCCGTGAAGAAAAAGGACGACACGCACCGGATGGCAGAAGCCAACAAGGCCTTCTCGCACTTCCGTTTCTAA
- the fusA gene encoding elongation factor G produces MAVNKDLQYLRNIGIMAHIDAGKTTTSERILYYTGKTHKIGEVHEGAATMDWMEQEQERGITITSAATTTFWNYPTDANGDPTPETKQYKINLIDTPGHVDFTVEVERSLRVLDGAVALFCAVSGVEPQSETVWRQADKYKVPRICFVNKMDRAGADFFKAVAEIKDKLGANPVPLQIPIGAEDTFKGVVDLLTGKAIVWDDATQGKSYHEIPVPEDLVETVAEWRQKLVESVAEYDDALLEKFFDNPDSITREEMMVVIRQAVIDMKFSPVMCGSAFKNKGVQSMLDGVMAYLPSPLDMPPIIGKNPDTGEEIERHPDNSEPFTALAFKIATDPFVGRLCFFRCYSGVLDAGSYVHNNRTNKKERISRLMQMHSNKQNPIDKIQAGDIAAGVGFKDIKTGDTLTDEKSRVVLESMSFPEPVIGYAIEPKTQADVDKMGMAIAKLVEEDPTLVVQTDPETGQTVLKGMGELHLEIIIDRMRREFKVEINQGAPMVAYKEILTKTVEHRETYKKQTGGRGKFGDIVFELGPKLTDPEKPGLEFVNDISGGVIPREFIAPVQKGFEEAMKNGPLAGFPIEGMRVRLYYGSYHDVDSDALSFELAARGGFREAGKQAGPKLLEPIMAVEVVSPDEYTGSVTGDLNRRRGIMKGMDTKGGANVIKADVPLSELFGYVTTLRTISSGRASASLTFSHYDQVPNNLAEAIIAKQKGNAIR; encoded by the coding sequence ATGGCTGTTAATAAAGATCTGCAGTATCTCCGGAATATCGGGATTATGGCGCACATCGATGCTGGTAAAACTACCACGTCGGAGCGCATTCTCTACTATACCGGTAAAACCCACAAAATCGGGGAAGTGCACGAAGGTGCTGCCACGATGGACTGGATGGAGCAGGAGCAGGAGCGGGGTATCACCATCACTTCAGCTGCCACCACCACGTTCTGGAACTACCCTACTGATGCCAACGGCGACCCTACGCCCGAGACCAAGCAGTATAAGATTAACCTGATTGACACCCCCGGCCACGTTGACTTCACGGTAGAAGTAGAACGCTCGCTGCGCGTACTGGACGGTGCCGTTGCTCTGTTCTGCGCTGTATCGGGTGTTGAGCCACAGTCGGAAACGGTTTGGCGTCAGGCTGACAAGTACAAAGTGCCCCGCATCTGCTTCGTCAACAAGATGGACCGTGCCGGTGCTGACTTCTTCAAGGCTGTGGCCGAGATTAAGGACAAGCTAGGTGCTAACCCTGTGCCGCTGCAAATCCCGATTGGTGCCGAAGATACCTTCAAAGGTGTTGTCGATCTGCTGACGGGTAAGGCCATCGTATGGGATGATGCTACCCAGGGCAAGTCGTACCACGAAATCCCGGTTCCCGAGGATCTGGTGGAGACCGTAGCCGAGTGGCGTCAGAAGCTGGTAGAAAGCGTTGCCGAGTATGACGACGCCCTGCTGGAGAAATTCTTCGACAACCCCGATTCCATCACGCGTGAGGAAATGATGGTCGTTATCCGCCAGGCGGTTATCGACATGAAGTTCTCGCCCGTAATGTGCGGTTCAGCTTTCAAAAACAAAGGTGTACAGTCGATGCTGGATGGCGTAATGGCCTACCTGCCTTCGCCGCTGGATATGCCCCCCATTATCGGTAAAAACCCCGATACCGGCGAGGAAATCGAGCGTCACCCCGACAACAGCGAGCCTTTCACTGCTCTGGCGTTCAAGATTGCTACTGACCCCTTCGTAGGTCGTCTGTGCTTCTTCCGTTGCTACAGCGGTGTGCTGGATGCTGGTTCGTACGTGCACAACAACCGCACGAACAAGAAGGAGCGTATCTCGCGTCTGATGCAGATGCACTCCAACAAGCAGAACCCTATCGATAAAATCCAGGCCGGTGATATTGCTGCTGGTGTTGGTTTTAAAGACATCAAAACCGGTGATACGCTGACCGACGAGAAGTCGCGCGTAGTACTGGAATCGATGAGCTTCCCTGAGCCCGTTATCGGTTACGCCATCGAGCCTAAAACTCAGGCCGACGTTGATAAGATGGGTATGGCTATTGCCAAACTCGTGGAAGAAGATCCTACGCTGGTTGTACAGACTGACCCCGAGACGGGCCAGACCGTACTGAAAGGCATGGGCGAGCTTCACCTGGAAATCATCATCGACCGTATGCGTCGGGAGTTCAAGGTGGAAATCAACCAGGGTGCTCCTATGGTAGCTTATAAGGAGATTCTCACCAAAACGGTTGAGCATCGCGAAACTTATAAGAAGCAGACGGGTGGTCGTGGTAAATTCGGTGACATCGTATTCGAACTCGGTCCGAAACTGACCGATCCGGAGAAACCCGGTCTGGAGTTCGTAAACGACATCTCGGGTGGTGTTATCCCCCGCGAATTCATCGCCCCAGTTCAGAAAGGCTTCGAAGAAGCTATGAAGAACGGTCCGTTGGCTGGCTTCCCCATTGAAGGCATGCGTGTACGTCTGTACTACGGTTCTTACCACGATGTTGACTCGGACGCCCTGTCGTTCGAACTGGCTGCCCGTGGTGGTTTCCGTGAAGCTGGCAAGCAAGCTGGTCCGAAACTGCTTGAGCCTATCATGGCGGTAGAAGTAGTTTCTCCTGATGAATACACCGGCTCGGTAACGGGTGACCTGAACCGTCGTCGTGGTATCATGAAAGGTATGGACACCAAAGGTGGTGCTAACGTTATCAAGGCTGACGTTCCGTTGTCGGAGCTGTTCGGTTACGTAACTACGCTGCGTACCATCTCGTCGGGTCGTGCTTCGGCTTCGCTGACCTTCTCGCACTACGACCAAGTGCCGAACAACCTTGCTGAAGCTATCATTGCCAAGCAAAAAGGTAACGCCATCCGCTAA
- the rpsJ gene encoding 30S ribosomal protein S10 has protein sequence MNQKIRIKLKSYDHNLVDKSSEKIVKAVKATGAIVSGPIPLPTNKEKFTVLRSPHVNKKSREQFQLCTYKRLVDIYSTSSKTVDALMKLELPSGVDVEIKV, from the coding sequence ATGAACCAGAAAATTCGCATCAAACTGAAATCCTACGACCACAACCTGGTGGACAAATCGTCGGAGAAGATCGTGAAGGCGGTGAAGGCTACGGGCGCTATCGTAAGCGGCCCAATTCCACTGCCCACTAACAAGGAGAAGTTCACCGTTCTTCGTTCGCCCCACGTGAACAAGAAGTCGCGCGAGCAGTTCCAGCTGTGCACCTACAAGCGTCTCGTTGACATCTACTCGACTTCGTCGAAGACCGTAGATGCACTGATGAAGCTGGAGTTGCCTAGCGGCGTAGACGTTGAAATCAAAGTCTGA
- a CDS encoding O-antigen ligase family protein gives MNSVKVSGTLVHRLQLLAVFWCGCIILGLFTGNIVRVLPSLGILGLVANSIAYAYVQGGIPRSRFTPAYWSLMGIFAIHALWGIQTQEGNWDEFTRGILLQSPFLVLPFAFWLLGGLPGRYLRGLYLFFIGLVTLSALGSTGNYLLHTAQIHKMYLQSQIMPTVPDHIRFSLMVTYAIAIGSMLLWKDGVPQNWRKWLGTAIVFLIVYQHILAVRSGLLTLYVLASVAVVVLVLWERKYKLAMLGLVSMLVLPLLSYTVLPTFHNKFLNTQEDVGRVEQSGSANNYSLVGRIYSYKVALQIVQEHPWVGVGRANMEQAIAQEYQASFPQINPRAYILPHNQFLFNLVAFGGIGILLFTVFFYLPGIRVWPRQAPLLLSHYLIVTLSFLVEYPLELQVGLNFTLIFLLLALNGQEKSAESDTSWRPV, from the coding sequence ATGAATTCAGTGAAAGTTTCCGGGACCCTTGTACACCGCTTACAGCTGCTGGCCGTTTTCTGGTGCGGCTGCATTATACTTGGGCTCTTTACCGGCAATATCGTTCGGGTGCTGCCCAGCCTGGGTATCTTGGGGTTGGTTGCCAACAGTATTGCTTATGCTTACGTGCAGGGAGGCATTCCGCGTAGTCGATTTACCCCGGCGTACTGGAGCCTGATGGGCATATTCGCTATTCATGCGCTTTGGGGCATTCAGACCCAAGAAGGTAACTGGGACGAGTTTACCAGGGGGATTCTGCTGCAGTCACCGTTCTTAGTGTTGCCGTTTGCTTTCTGGCTGCTGGGCGGATTGCCCGGGCGCTATCTGCGTGGTCTTTATCTGTTTTTTATCGGGCTGGTCACGTTGTCGGCTCTGGGAAGTACTGGCAACTATTTGCTGCATACAGCCCAGATCCACAAAATGTATCTGCAGTCGCAGATTATGCCCACCGTGCCGGATCATATCCGGTTCAGCTTAATGGTTACTTATGCCATTGCCATTGGGAGTATGCTGCTCTGGAAGGACGGGGTGCCGCAAAATTGGCGTAAGTGGTTGGGCACAGCTATAGTATTCCTGATTGTCTATCAACATATACTGGCGGTACGCAGTGGGTTGCTCACACTATATGTACTCGCAAGCGTAGCGGTAGTAGTCTTGGTACTGTGGGAACGAAAGTACAAGCTGGCCATGCTGGGGTTGGTTAGCATGTTGGTGCTGCCCTTGCTGAGCTATACCGTGCTGCCCACCTTCCACAATAAGTTTCTGAATACGCAGGAGGATGTAGGCCGGGTAGAGCAGAGCGGGTCTGCGAATAACTACTCACTGGTAGGCAGGATATATTCCTATAAAGTAGCGCTGCAAATTGTGCAGGAGCATCCGTGGGTAGGAGTGGGGCGCGCCAATATGGAGCAGGCCATAGCGCAGGAATACCAGGCCAGCTTCCCACAGATTAATCCCCGGGCCTATATTTTGCCGCACAACCAGTTTCTATTTAACCTGGTGGCCTTTGGGGGAATTGGCATTCTGCTTTTCACTGTGTTTTTCTATCTCCCGGGCATCCGGGTATGGCCCCGGCAAGCACCTCTGCTGCTTAGTCACTATCTGATTGTGACATTATCCTTTCTGGTAGAATACCCACTGGAGCTGCAGGTAGGGCTAAATTTCACTTTAATTTTCCTGCTGCTGGCTTTAAATGGACAGGAAAAGTCCGCCGAATCTGATACCAGTTGGCGTCCGGTCTAA
- the rplC gene encoding 50S ribosomal protein L3, giving the protein MPGIIGKKIGMTSLFTPDGKNIPCTLIEAGPCVVTQVKTIEKDGYTAVQVGYGEKKAKNTTKALAGHFAKAGTTPKRKLVEFRLAAESTYAAGATIDATLFEEGEFVDVVGTSKGKGFQGVVKRYNFAGVGGQTHGQHNRLRHPGSIGACSWPSRVFKGMRMAGRMGGDRVKVQNLKVMRVVADKNLIVVSGSIPGAKNSYVVLEK; this is encoded by the coding sequence ATGCCTGGCATCATCGGTAAAAAAATCGGTATGACAAGCCTCTTCACTCCGGACGGGAAGAATATTCCCTGCACGCTCATTGAAGCGGGTCCGTGCGTAGTGACGCAGGTTAAGACAATCGAAAAGGACGGCTACACGGCCGTTCAGGTAGGTTATGGCGAGAAAAAAGCCAAAAACACTACCAAAGCACTGGCTGGCCACTTCGCCAAAGCCGGTACCACTCCTAAAAGAAAGCTGGTTGAATTCCGCCTTGCTGCGGAGTCTACCTATGCCGCTGGCGCTACCATCGACGCTACCCTCTTCGAGGAAGGCGAGTTTGTAGACGTAGTAGGTACTTCAAAAGGTAAAGGTTTCCAGGGTGTAGTAAAGCGCTACAACTTTGCGGGTGTGGGTGGTCAAACCCACGGTCAGCATAACCGTCTGCGTCACCCAGGTTCTATCGGTGCTTGCTCCTGGCCTTCCCGCGTATTCAAAGGAATGCGCATGGCTGGCCGGATGGGCGGTGACCGTGTGAAAGTGCAAAACCTGAAGGTGATGCGCGTGGTAGCCGACAAGAACCTAATCGTAGTAAGCGGTTCGATTCCCGGTGCCAAGAACTCTTACGTGGTCCTGGAAAAATAA